The following is a genomic window from Desulfofarcimen acetoxidans DSM 771.
GAAATCTTTGTATTTATAAAATATTTGTTTTAAAATGGTATGAGGAGGGGATTGCTGCATATGGCGGCTCCGTCGACAATGAGTATGCTTAAACAGAATACTGATTTGATTGTTGCCGCTTTTATCATAGGTATAATTTTAATGATTATTATACCGCTTTCCCCCCTGCTTTTAGATGTGCTTTTGACTATCAGTATAACTGTTGGTCTGGTTATTTTACTGATCACAATGTTTACAACCGAACCGCTGCAGTTTTCTGTATTTCCGACGTTGCTGTTAATAACCACATTATATAGGTTGGCGCTTAATATTTCTTCTACCAGGCTTATTCTAAGCACCGGAGCGGCAGGTAATGTTATTGATGCATTTGGCAACTTTGTGACTCAAGGAAATTATGTTGTTGGACTGGTAGTATTTATTATAATAACTGTTATTCAATTTATGGTTATTACCAGTGGCGCCGGGCGGGTATCTGAGGTAGCCGCCCGTTTTACACTGGATGCTATGCCCGGAAAGCAGATGAGTATTGACGCTGATTTCAATTCGGGCCTGATTACTGAGGGGGAGGCCAGAGAGAGAAGGAAGCGGCTGCAGCGCGAGGCTGATTTTTTTGGGTCTATGGACGGTGCCAGCAAGTTTGTGCGCGGTGATGCTGTTGCCGGCATAATTATCATACTCATTAATATTATCGGGGGCTTTATTATAGGTGTAGTACAGCAGAACATGCAGTTTGTGCAGGCTTTGCAAACTTTTACCGTTTTATCTATAGGTGACGGTTTGGTTAGTCAGCTGCCCGCCCTTTTAATTTCAACAGCCTCCGGTATTCTTGTAACCAGATCCACATCGGAAAATAGCCTGGGTGGGGATCTCTCGCAGCAGTTCCTGAATTTCCCCCGTGTTTTATATTTGGCTGCCGCAATTTTGCTTATACTGGGTCTAATACCTGCCATGCCGAATATTCTGTTTATCATGCTTTCTATCGGTACTGCCTTTGCTGCTTACATTATTACGAAAGAAGACTTGAAAAAGCTTGCTTCTGAGCAGGAAGCCAGCGCGCGGCAGGCTCAGGAGCAGCGCCGCGAGCCGGAAAATGTGCTGAACTATTTTCAAGTTGACCAGTTGGAAATCGAAATAGGCTATAACCTGATTACCCTGACTGATGAATCACGTGGAGGTGACCTGCTGCAGAGGGTGGCTGCCGTGAGGAGGCAGTGTGTTCTGGAGACAGGCATTTATGTGCGGCCGATTCGTATCAGAGACAATTTGCAGTTATCTTCAAATTCCTATGTATTTAAAATAAAAGGCAATGTTATTGTTGAAGGAGAAGTAATGCCCGGTTATTTTCTGGCCATGGATCCTGTTGGTATGAATGTTGATGTGCCCGGTATCTCTACTATTGAACCTACCTTTGGGCTGCCGGCCTGGTGGGTATCGGAGAACGACCGGGAGCAGGTTGAGCTGTCCGGTTTGACAGTGGTAGACTGTTCAACTGTACTGATCACTCACTTAACGGAATTTATTAAACAAAATGCCCACGAACTTTTGGGACGTCAGGAAATCAAGGAATTACTGGATGTAGTGCGGGAGAGTAACACGGCACTGGTAGATGAGCTGGTCCCGGGATATCTTTCTATGGGAGAAATACAGAAAGTCCTGCAGAATTTGCTGAAAGAAAGAGTATCCATAAGGGATTTAACGACTATTTTGGAATCATTATCAGAAAGCGCCCGTTTTACTAAAGATCCTGATTTTTTATCGGAGAATGCCCGTCAAGCTCTGGGGCGTACTATCTGTCAGCCATTGGAAGGGCCGGGACATACCTTATCGGTAATTACACTGCATCCCAAATTAGAGCAAATTATATCAGATTCGATACAAGATACCAGAATGGGAACTTATCCTGTGCTTGACCCACAAATGGCTGCAAAAATAATGGAAAAGACCAGTGAAGTTGTGGAAAGGGTTATGCTAAAGGGCATTAATCCCGTGATTCTTTGCTCGGCCCGCGTGAGATTGCCGTTTAGGCGACTAACGGAAAGAGCGCTGCCTAATATATCTGTACTCTCAATTAACGAAGTACCCTCCAATCTAGGGGTTGAAGCGGTTGGGACGGTGATAATGGATTGAAAGTAAAAAAATACCTGGTAAATGATATGAAAGAGGCACTGTACCTTATAAAAAAAGACCTTGGTCCCGAGGCAATGATTATTAACAGCAGAAAAGTCAGACGCAAAGGTTTGTTGGGCTTTTTCATTAAGCGTAAGCTGGAGGTTACCGCTGCAGTGGATGAACCTGTGGTAAATGAGAAGAGGCAGGAATTAAGCCAGGCTGTGGGAGCGGGTCCGGTCAGCTCACCCGCGCCGGTGGAAAGGGTAATGCGAGGTGAAGCTGCTGCCCGTACCAGAGCTCAGTTAGCTTACAATATTGCCGGTACAACGGTTGGAAAAGCGAGGGAAAGCGGTTTTTCAACCGGCGGTACAATAAACAGTCCCGGCAGCAGTTCAGTTAGCAGCTTGTCTCTGCGCGATAAAAATATTCAGCCGGTTAACTCCGAAAGTAAGTTGCATAACGAGTTATCTGAAGTAAAACTGCTGCTAAATCGTATAATGAGGGATAAAGATACTTCTCATGAGGACATTTTTATCAGTAAATGGCGGCAAATTCTTCTGGATACTGATATGGACGAGGTGCTTGTTGAGCGCTTGCTGGAAGACGCCAATGACAGGTATGACAGCGGACGTTCAGATCGGGATGAAATGCTTAAGGTTAACTTAATTAATAAAATAACCGGCTTGATAGAGCCTGCCTATCAGGATATAAGTTTTGGTAAGGTATACGCTTTTATAGGACCGACCGGAGTCGGTAAAACTACTACATTAGCTAAGCTGGCCGCCCAATTTTCACTTTTTTATCAGAAGGACATAGCGTTAATTACTATAGATACTTACCGTATAGGAGCTGTCGAACAACTGAAGACCTACGGTGAAATTATAGGTGTTTCGCTGGATGTAGTTATGACGCCTGAGGATCTGCACAGGGTTATTATGCGGCACAAAGACAAGGATATAATATTGATTGATACTGCCGGTCATCCCTCGAATAATGCCGTGTATGTGCAGGAATTAAAGGGCTTTTTAGACGTTATCAGCCTGCCGTTGGATATTTTCTTGGTTTTAAGTGCGACAACAAAGAATAAGGATATGTTTAAGATTATTGACGAATTCGGCAGAAAGGATATTTCAAAAATCATATTCACTAAAATAGATGAGACAGAATCTTTAGGCGCTATGTTAAATATAATTTATCGCACTAATATACCAATTTACTATGTGACGGACGGGCAAAGTGTTCCTGATGATATTGAACAGGTATACCCCAAGAAACTGGCAAAACTTCTCTTAAAGGGGGTGAGCAATCAAAATGATGGACCAGGCTTCTAAGCTTCGCGCTTTAGCCAATGATGCAAATGTGGAGTTTGCTGCTAAACCTGAGAGAGGGCCACGCATCATAACTGTTACCAGTGGCAAGGGCGGTGTCGGTAAGACTAATTTTGTAGTGAACCTTGGATTGTGTTTAGCTAAAATGAAGCAGCGGGTAGTCATTTTTGATGCTGATTTGGGTTTATCTAATGTAGATGTCTTGATGGGTGTGACTCCTCCCGGCAATTTATATGAGTTGTTATACAATAATAAAAACATAAAAGAAATTATAGCACAGGGACCGATAAATTTACGTTTTATTTCCGGAGGCTCCGGATTTCATGAGTTATCAAATCTGGATCAAAAACAGCGTCAAAACCTCATTAACAGTTTGAATTATTTCCAGAGTGAAACCGATTTTGTATTAATAGATACAGGAGCGGGAATATCCAAAAATGTTTTAGGTTTTGTGGCCGCGGCGGAAGAGGTTATTGTAATCGTTACTCCTGAACCGACTTCTTTGGCGGATGCCTACAGTTTAATTAAAATTATGTCCAAATTTAATGTGCAATCGGAAGTTAACCTAATTGTTAACATGGCTTCTAATATACGGGAAGGGCAGCAGACTGCTGATAAAATAATAATGATTGCTAACCGGTTTTTGCAGATAAAAGTAACCTTTTTAGGTTCCATATGTACGAATCCGGTGGTTGTCCAGGCAGTAAAAAGCCAGAATCCGTTTGTGCTTTCCCATCCTTATTCTACAGCCACTAAGAGTTTAACGGTTATTGCCGAAAACTTAATTAATGGTTACCAACAGCCGGTTAAGGGAGTATCTGGATTTATAGGTAAACTAATTAGTCTTTTCGGCTAGGGGGTAACATCTTGGGTGAAAGCATATTAAAAATCAATACCAGAATCGAAATAGCAAAAGTAGGAAGCCTTGAATATTATACCTCTTCGATTCAAGATATAAAGGATGACGTGTTATATATAGGCATGCCGACTCTTTGCTCAGATCCGTTGGTTTTGACACCGGGGCAAAAGGTGACAGTACGTTTTCCCGGTATTTCTGAAAGGTATCAATTTAGCAGTACTTTCTTAAGTTTCGTTAAAGACCCCATAGTATTATATCGTTTAACTATGCCAAATGAGATAAAGAGAATTCAGCAAAGAAATTATTTCCGCGTGGATACGCTATTAGAAGTATTTGTATCAGAAATTCCCGAAATTGGTGAAGAGGAGAATTATATCAAGGCAAATGCTCTTGATATAAGCGGCGGCGGCATGAAGTTATTGATT
Proteins encoded in this region:
- a CDS encoding flagellar brake protein, with the translated sequence MGESILKINTRIEIAKVGSLEYYTSSIQDIKDDVLYIGMPTLCSDPLVLTPGQKVTVRFPGISERYQFSSTFLSFVKDPIVLYRLTMPNEIKRIQQRNYFRVDTLLEVFVSEIPEIGEEENYIKANALDISGGGMKLLIKLLPDQTYHVGKELLVKFNITANNDELVEIKTRVRIVREDQLATQTRPGQRLGCYGVSFVGLSEKFREKIISFIFRIMAVRNK
- the flhF gene encoding flagellar biosynthesis protein FlhF, whose amino-acid sequence is MKVKKYLVNDMKEALYLIKKDLGPEAMIINSRKVRRKGLLGFFIKRKLEVTAAVDEPVVNEKRQELSQAVGAGPVSSPAPVERVMRGEAAARTRAQLAYNIAGTTVGKARESGFSTGGTINSPGSSSVSSLSLRDKNIQPVNSESKLHNELSEVKLLLNRIMRDKDTSHEDIFISKWRQILLDTDMDEVLVERLLEDANDRYDSGRSDRDEMLKVNLINKITGLIEPAYQDISFGKVYAFIGPTGVGKTTTLAKLAAQFSLFYQKDIALITIDTYRIGAVEQLKTYGEIIGVSLDVVMTPEDLHRVIMRHKDKDIILIDTAGHPSNNAVYVQELKGFLDVISLPLDIFLVLSATTKNKDMFKIIDEFGRKDISKIIFTKIDETESLGAMLNIIYRTNIPIYYVTDGQSVPDDIEQVYPKKLAKLLLKGVSNQNDGPGF
- the flhA gene encoding flagellar biosynthesis protein FlhA; this translates as MAAPSTMSMLKQNTDLIVAAFIIGIILMIIIPLSPLLLDVLLTISITVGLVILLITMFTTEPLQFSVFPTLLLITTLYRLALNISSTRLILSTGAAGNVIDAFGNFVTQGNYVVGLVVFIIITVIQFMVITSGAGRVSEVAARFTLDAMPGKQMSIDADFNSGLITEGEARERRKRLQREADFFGSMDGASKFVRGDAVAGIIIILINIIGGFIIGVVQQNMQFVQALQTFTVLSIGDGLVSQLPALLISTASGILVTRSTSENSLGGDLSQQFLNFPRVLYLAAAILLILGLIPAMPNILFIMLSIGTAFAAYIITKEDLKKLASEQEASARQAQEQRREPENVLNYFQVDQLEIEIGYNLITLTDESRGGDLLQRVAAVRRQCVLETGIYVRPIRIRDNLQLSSNSYVFKIKGNVIVEGEVMPGYFLAMDPVGMNVDVPGISTIEPTFGLPAWWVSENDREQVELSGLTVVDCSTVLITHLTEFIKQNAHELLGRQEIKELLDVVRESNTALVDELVPGYLSMGEIQKVLQNLLKERVSIRDLTTILESLSESARFTKDPDFLSENARQALGRTICQPLEGPGHTLSVITLHPKLEQIISDSIQDTRMGTYPVLDPQMAAKIMEKTSEVVERVMLKGINPVILCSARVRLPFRRLTERALPNISVLSINEVPSNLGVEAVGTVIMD
- a CDS encoding MinD/ParA family protein, which encodes MMDQASKLRALANDANVEFAAKPERGPRIITVTSGKGGVGKTNFVVNLGLCLAKMKQRVVIFDADLGLSNVDVLMGVTPPGNLYELLYNNKNIKEIIAQGPINLRFISGGSGFHELSNLDQKQRQNLINSLNYFQSETDFVLIDTGAGISKNVLGFVAAAEEVIVIVTPEPTSLADAYSLIKIMSKFNVQSEVNLIVNMASNIREGQQTADKIIMIANRFLQIKVTFLGSICTNPVVVQAVKSQNPFVLSHPYSTATKSLTVIAENLINGYQQPVKGVSGFIGKLISLFG